One segment of Pontibacter akesuensis DNA contains the following:
- the sigZ gene encoding RNA polymerase sigma factor SigZ produces the protein MEKCCTSPIVSKPDDSCAAVAPVFLEYEAQLKGFVQKRVKDKAEADDILQQLYLKLYKNCEQLEEVNNLKAWLYQVTRNTVLDFYRSTARRQSLNPEVEMHEPEELPEKARQDVEALVEPLINLLPIEYAEALRLSELEGMSQKEVAARLGISYSGAKSRVQRGREKLKQLFLECCHLEFGHQGQVLSAAVKDSCKAVITSPSSEGGIS, from the coding sequence ATGGAAAAGTGCTGTACCAGTCCTATCGTCAGCAAGCCGGATGACAGTTGCGCGGCTGTGGCCCCTGTTTTCCTGGAGTATGAGGCCCAACTGAAAGGCTTTGTGCAGAAACGGGTAAAAGACAAAGCCGAGGCCGATGACATTCTGCAGCAACTCTACCTGAAGCTTTACAAGAACTGTGAACAGTTGGAGGAAGTAAACAACCTGAAAGCGTGGCTTTATCAGGTGACGCGAAACACTGTACTAGATTTTTACAGGAGTACTGCCCGCAGGCAATCCTTAAACCCTGAAGTAGAAATGCACGAGCCAGAGGAACTGCCCGAAAAAGCACGGCAGGACGTGGAGGCGCTGGTGGAGCCGTTGATAAACCTTCTTCCAATCGAATACGCCGAAGCCTTGCGCCTAAGTGAACTCGAAGGAATGAGCCAGAAAGAGGTGGCGGCACGGCTGGGTATCTCTTATTCAGGAGCGAAATCCCGGGTGCAACGTGGCCGTGAAAAGCTTAAGCAGCTGTTCCTGGAGTGCTGCCATTTAGAGTTTGGCCACCAGGGGCAGGTACTGAGCGCAGCTGTGAAAGACAGTTGCAAGGCAGTAATAACTTCTCCTTCCTCCGAAGGTGGAATTTCGTAG
- a CDS encoding ComEA family DNA-binding protein, protein MLPLLAQDFPRQPIDLDLLVQELFAEQDDENVSYEDLYETLFQYYQRPIDLNRTTPEELASLYLLSRPQIVSFFTYLQENGDLLSIYELQAIPGFDRLTINQLLPFVRVADAELQADTRPLWQRVVGEDNNALILRYERTLQQRRGYTPIDTSRSRTRYLGSPDKLYLRYRISHARDYSFGLTAEKDAGEAFTWSPGTRRYGFDYYTMHLQLYNKGRFKTIALGDYQLQIGQGLLLSSGYSVGKGSETITTVSRPNLGIRPYNSVLEYAFLRGGAVTYDAGKIDITGFYSNKRVDASLRSQLDTLLADEQFFSGVQTTGFHRTPTELANKGQVREQVYGTSAQYQSVDKTLQVGVTALATHYSSRIQKAGAPYQRFEFSGTDNYNLGANYSYTWQNYYVFGETALSKSGGIGSVNGLIANLSNKVEMSLLYRYYARNFHSFYGGAFGESTRNINEQGFYTGIKIKPMPKWEITAYYDRFSFPWLRYLVDAPSRGDEYLVRLYFKPNRQSSLYAQVRHESKGRNMAANTTPVDFVAQAERRNYLLYFETSPTKTLNLKSRVQFSTYAQESPQQTGYLIAQDINLTFDKVRLSTRYAIFDTDSYNTRQYAYERDVLYAFSIPAFSGKGTRLYALLQLRPTRHLDVWVKYGITHYRNQDTIGSGLDLITGPRRSDVKVQARYQF, encoded by the coding sequence TTGCTGCCACTATTGGCACAGGACTTTCCGCGACAGCCCATCGACCTGGACCTGCTGGTGCAGGAGCTGTTCGCTGAGCAGGACGATGAAAACGTGTCCTACGAAGACCTGTACGAAACGCTGTTTCAGTACTACCAGCGCCCCATCGACCTCAACCGCACCACACCCGAAGAACTGGCGTCACTATACCTGCTCTCCCGCCCGCAGATTGTCTCATTCTTTACCTACCTGCAGGAGAACGGCGACTTGCTAAGCATCTACGAGCTGCAGGCCATTCCCGGCTTCGACAGGCTCACTATTAACCAGTTGCTGCCGTTTGTCCGGGTGGCAGATGCCGAGTTACAGGCGGATACTCGGCCGCTGTGGCAGCGGGTGGTGGGCGAAGACAACAACGCACTGATCCTGCGGTACGAGCGCACGCTGCAACAGCGCAGAGGCTACACCCCCATCGACACCAGTCGCTCCAGGACGCGCTACCTCGGCTCCCCTGATAAACTGTACCTGCGCTACCGCATCAGCCACGCCCGCGACTACAGCTTTGGCCTGACAGCCGAGAAAGACGCCGGTGAGGCTTTTACCTGGAGCCCTGGTACCCGCCGCTATGGCTTCGACTATTATACGATGCACCTGCAGCTCTACAACAAGGGCCGCTTTAAAACGATTGCCCTGGGTGATTACCAGCTGCAGATCGGGCAGGGCCTGCTGCTCTCTTCGGGCTACAGCGTGGGCAAGGGCAGCGAAACTATTACGACTGTCAGCAGGCCTAACCTCGGCATCCGTCCCTACAACTCAGTGCTGGAGTATGCCTTTCTGCGTGGCGGGGCAGTGACGTACGATGCGGGCAAGATAGACATCACCGGCTTCTACTCAAACAAACGTGTAGACGCTAGCCTGCGGTCTCAGCTGGACACCCTGCTTGCTGATGAGCAATTTTTCAGCGGCGTGCAAACTACCGGCTTTCACCGCACACCCACCGAGTTGGCGAACAAAGGCCAGGTGCGGGAGCAGGTGTACGGGACCAGTGCGCAGTACCAATCGGTAGATAAAACACTGCAGGTAGGCGTTACGGCGCTTGCCACCCACTACAGTTCCCGAATTCAAAAAGCAGGCGCTCCCTACCAGCGCTTCGAGTTTAGCGGCACCGACAATTATAACCTTGGCGCGAACTACAGCTACACCTGGCAGAACTACTACGTGTTCGGGGAGACGGCGCTGAGCAAAAGCGGCGGCATCGGGAGCGTGAACGGACTGATCGCAAATCTATCGAACAAGGTGGAAATGTCGCTGCTGTACCGCTATTATGCCCGTAATTTTCATTCCTTTTACGGCGGTGCCTTTGGCGAAAGCACGCGCAACATAAACGAGCAGGGCTTCTATACCGGCATCAAAATAAAGCCAATGCCCAAGTGGGAAATTACCGCCTACTACGACAGGTTCTCGTTTCCGTGGCTTCGTTACCTGGTGGATGCCCCTTCGCGTGGAGATGAATACCTGGTGCGCCTATACTTCAAACCTAACCGCCAAAGTAGCCTGTACGCCCAGGTGCGGCACGAAAGCAAAGGCCGAAACATGGCTGCAAACACCACGCCTGTGGACTTTGTGGCGCAGGCCGAGCGGCGTAATTACCTGCTATACTTCGAGACCTCGCCCACCAAAACGCTCAACCTGAAATCGCGGGTGCAGTTCAGTACCTATGCGCAGGAGTCACCGCAGCAAACGGGCTACCTCATCGCGCAGGACATCAACTTAACCTTTGACAAAGTACGCCTCAGCACCCGCTACGCTATTTTCGACACCGACAGCTACAACACCCGCCAATACGCCTATGAGCGCGATGTGCTGTACGCTTTCTCCATACCGGCTTTCAGCGGCAAGGGCACGCGCCTCTACGCCCTGCTGCAGTTGCGCCCTACGCGCCATTTGGATGTATGGGTAAAGTATGGCATCACCCATTACCGCAACCAGGATACCATTGGGTCAGGGTTGGATTTGATAACAGGCCCCAGAAGATCGGATGTGAAGGTGCAGGCGCGGTATCAGTTCTGA